Genomic window (Desulforapulum autotrophicum HRM2):
ACACTACTTTCCTGATTCACCCGGGTGTCGGAAATGCGGGGGTCGGAAATGTTCTTTTTTTCCATCAGATCTCCAGTCTATTCATTGTGCCGGGTAATCTTACCCTGTCATGGACAAGATATAAAGCAGATTTTTAAGCACGGTCAGGTCTGTTGTATTGACAGAAGACCACCATTATGATCAAACCCGGGAAAGGCCATACAAAACACAAGGAGAAAAAAGTGACCGGGACAATGGATCTTAACTGCGACATGGGGGAAAGCTTTGGCACCTACACCATTGGCATGGACGAAGCTGTGATGCCTTTGATCACCTCGGCAAACATTGCCTGCGGCTTCCATGGGGGAGATCCCTGGGTGATGGAAAAAACCGTGATCCTGGCCAAAGTCAACAAGGTGAACATCGGCGCCCACCCGGGCTATCCTGATCTTGAAGGCTTTGGCAGAAGAAAGATGGAACTCTCCCCCAAAGAGCTCAGAAGCACCATGATTTACCAGATCGGTGCCCTCAGGGCCTTTGCAGCGGCCCATGGCACCCGTGTGACCCATGTCAAACCCCACGGCAGCCTCTACCTCAAGGCCGTGGAGGACCCTGAAACAGCTGAAACCATTGCCCGGGCCATCCTGGATGTGGACCCGGAAATGGCCTACATCGCCCTTGCCGGAAAAAAGGGAAAAAACATGGAAAGACTCGCCCGCACCTTGGGATTAAAGGTGATCTTTGAGGCCTTTCCAGATCGGGCCTATACTCCTGAGGGCACCCTGGCACCGAGATCCATGGCCGGCGCCGTGATCAGTGATCCCCACACGGTTGCACAACGGGCCCTCATGATGGCAGAGGAGGGAGCCATCACGGCCATTGACGGCTCCCGGATAAAACTTGAAGCCCAAACCCTGTGCATCCACGGGGACAATCAAGGGGCCGTGGACCTGATCAAGGGAATCAGAACAACCCTTGGGACCAGGGGAATTTTACTGGCCCCTGCCCTGGGATGACACAAAAAAAAAGAGCAACCGTGGCAAAGGGACTATATCCTGCCCCCATTTTCCGAATTGCAGGAGACCGGGGACTTCTCATGGAATTTGGCGATGCCGTGGACCCCGACATCAATCATAGAATAAGAGCCATGGCCATGGCCATTGACGGCAAACCGCCCAGGGGCATTGTGGAGGTGATACCCACCTATTGTGCGATCATCGTGGTGTATGACCCCTGTCACACCGATCCTGCAACCCTCACCCCGATCCTGTCTGCCATGGACAAGGCCCTTGAAACAATGGAAATCCCAGAGCCTGAAACCACGGTATTGCCCGTCTGTTACCACCCCGCTTTGGGACCAGACCTGGAGGAC
Coding sequences:
- a CDS encoding LamB/YcsF family protein, which codes for MTGTMDLNCDMGESFGTYTIGMDEAVMPLITSANIACGFHGGDPWVMEKTVILAKVNKVNIGAHPGYPDLEGFGRRKMELSPKELRSTMIYQIGALRAFAAAHGTRVTHVKPHGSLYLKAVEDPETAETIARAILDVDPEMAYIALAGKKGKNMERLARTLGLKVIFEAFPDRAYTPEGTLAPRSMAGAVISDPHTVAQRALMMAEEGAITAIDGSRIKLEAQTLCIHGDNQGAVDLIKGIRTTLGTRGILLAPALG